Below is a genomic region from Pirellulales bacterium.
GGCGATGCCGACGGTTTCGAACAGCGTCAGCGGTTTGCAGTACGACCAACCGCGCGCCCAGGCCGCCACGGCCGGCGGCAACTGGCTGACGGGGACGGACGAGGAGGCTGGCAGCTGCGGCTCGCCCTCGGCAGCCTGCGTTTGCCGCTCGAAGTCGAGCGTCTCTTTGATCGAAGCCGCCAGCGACATGGCCACATCGAGCTTGCCTGCCTTGTAGGCGGCTTCCAGCAGTTGCAGCTTGCGGGCGACGGTGTCGGTGTGATCGCTGTACTGAATGTTGGTCATGAAAGTCCTTTGCGAGCACGTCGGTGATTCGCTCTTGACGCTGTGGGGTGCCACGAGCGCGCCTGCTGTTAACAGTCCAGCGCGGACAGTGCATCGCGCGCGAGCGAAGCTAGGCGAGCGTCGCTGTTGCTTGCGGCCGCATCCAAAGCCGCACGTGCCGTGGTGGCGGGCCGACCGATCTTACCCAAGGCCCAGGCGGCCCGCTGCCGAACGGCCATCGCCGGATGTTTTTCGAGTGCCGTGATCAGCGCAGGCACGGCCGGCGCGGCAGCGGCCTCGGCGCGGCCCAATAACGTGGCCGCCCAATACGCCACTTCGAGCGATGGTCGCGCGAGCAATGAGGCCAATGTTGCCACATCCGACGACGACGGCGGCCCAAGATCCTCCAATGCTGCCACGGCCGGCTCGCGCGTTTGCTCATCACCACAGGCCGCGACCAGGGCTACGGCAGCCGGCCGCGCGTCGGACCCCAGGCGAGACAACTCTTCGGCAGCCGACTGTCGTTGGGCCGCATCGCCCGACTCGAGCGACGCGACCAGTTTGGCAACATCCGACATCGACGGCTTCTCCCAGGGGCGAGTATGCAAACGATGAAACGTCTGGATTCTAGCTGTCGTGCTAAGACCAGTCACGCGTCCGCCGAGGACGCTAGAGCCGATTTGTCCCACTGGTGAAAATCGCCACGGGGAAGCCGGTCGAGTGCCGACGTTCGAGAGAAGGCAAAGCCGCCTTAGATATGGCGGACGATCCGCGCCGGCAAGGTGAGCAGCGCTTCGAGCGTCTCGAACAGCGCCTCGAAGGTGAGGCCGATCAGCCGCAAGGGGAGCAGCACCAACCACACGATCGGGTACAGAAACAGCACCAGAATCGCCAGCGGCCAGCAGAACACAAAGAGCAGACACCACACGAAGAAGGTGAACATCAGTCCCACCGATTCCAATGAATTGGCTTGCCCCACCATTGTTATTCGCCACCCAGGCCTGGATATTGGGCAGGCCTGGTCGCTCTTTCAGGAAAAGGTGCCTCAGGCCGGCCGTTTTTGGCTGGTAGCGATGTGCCGCTGGTCTGTCGACAGCAGTGCGGCCGGCAACTACGATAAAAAGTTTCGGCTCCGGCCCGCAGGCCAGAGCAGGCCGTGGGGGGCCAGTTGGACGCGACGTCGCAATTCTGAGCGCGTTGATCAGTCCTATCGGCGAACGGGGGAGAGCCCGCGTGAAAACGGCGGATATCGAGCAGCGGACGTCACGAAACATCTTCTGGCTGGCGTCGTTGATGTTCTGCCTCTCCGGCGGGACCGGCCTGGCCTATCAGGTCATTTGGTTCAAACGCTTTGCCCACGTGTGGGGCAGCTCCAGCCTGGCGTTTGCCGCCGTCGGGGGCTCGTTCTTGTTCGGGCTGGGTGTGGGGGCGTATCTGCTGGGGCGCTATGCCGACCGTGTCTTGCGACCGCTGCGCTGGTATGGATGTTGCGAGCTGGCGATCGGCGCGCTGGCCATCGTGATTCCGCTGCAGATTCAATTTCTGGTCGAACAATCGGCCGGATTCTATTGGCGACTTCCGGGCGATCCGCTGCTGCGGTTCTTGCTGCAATTTGTGGTGACGTTATTGGTCGTGGGCCCTCCCTGCGTGTTGATGGGGGGCACGCTCCCGCTGTTGATTCGTGAACTGACGGCCCGCGACGGCCGCCTGGATCAGGCCACGGGCTGGCTATACGCAATCAATACGTTCGGCGCGGCGGCCGGCTGTTTTCTGACAGGGTTCTGGCTGCTGCCGCAGCATGGGCTGGTTGTTGCCAACTACCTGGCGGCGGCAGTCAATATTTCGATCGGCGCCGTGGCGGTCTACCTGACTCAACGCGTGACGCAGCCGCAGCGCAAGTCGGCCCCGACAGCACGCGTGCCGACCGCGGCGGCCATCTCGCCGGCGATCGATGTATCAGCGCCGGGTCTGTCGTTATTGGGCTTGTACGTAGCCGTGACACTATCAGGCTTGGGGGCTCTT
It encodes:
- a CDS encoding HEAT repeat domain-containing protein, yielding MSDVAKLVASLESGDAAQRQSAAEELSRLGSDARPAAVALVAACGDEQTREPAVAALEDLGPPSSSDVATLASLLARPSLEVAYWAATLLGRAEAAAAPAVPALITALEKHPAMAVRQRAAWALGKIGRPATTARAALDAAASNSDARLASLARDALSALDC